In a single window of the Papaver somniferum cultivar HN1 chromosome 8, ASM357369v1, whole genome shotgun sequence genome:
- the LOC113306495 gene encoding aspartic proteinase CDR1-like: protein MGGVITLFILLLTILFHVSLLLNSVIGVNPSGFSMKIFHRDSRELPLYPGDHLTQDERFQRLAQQSKDRARYIRRKMSSLKNSINPDVARLTMTYEDVGGSYVASVGIGTFDGSPAFMRYYLTVDTGSDLTWTQCQGASSYFRQEEPLYPATSSRTCTYEVSYEDDAVTSGILANEKFSVNSDSHALQSFTIVMGCGLNQVNFVSDSRPEVGAGIRGLSGGSNKSFLKQLNLGQFEYCLRPYNDGMDGTPTYLRFGSDTRLSGGVRQAYKTGLYDYGTGHYYLVLEDISVNGSSVGFQRWDFEYEEETRSGGCLIDSGTTMTFMRGSHFDRVVEKVREHFRKFELDPVIPSPLDDMELCFQRRYKRFEFPTITYHFHDADFELKKDEPDTAFWITEDHVCLVFFEHRTIYLMMSCLEQCNKLAKGSYMMLREGHSILLKRIVERTTRNPYKLGLSSQTTEISVPCCYHHSFGT from the exons ATGGGTGGAGTGATCActcttttcattcttcttctaacgATTCTTTTTCATGTCTCCTTATTGCTAAACTCAGTCATTGGTGTTAATCCAAGTGGGTTTAGCATGAAGATCTTTCATAGAGACTCCAGAGAATTACCTCTATATCCGGGAGATCATTTAACACAAGATGAAAGATTTCAAAGACTCGCCCAACAATCCAAAGATAGAGCACGTTACATTAGGCGGAAAATGTCAAGTTTAAAAAACTCGATAAACCCCGATGTTGCACGTTTAACTATGACTTACGAAGATGTCGGAGGATCTTATGTTGCATCCGTAGGAATAGGTACTTTCGATGGTTCACCAGCTTTCATGCGATACTATTTAACAGTTGATACTGGTAGCGATCTTACATGGACTCAATGTCAAGGTGCTAGTTCTTACTTTCGTCAAGAAGAACCCCTTTATCCTGCAACAAGTTCAAGAAC ATGTACTTACGAAGTAAGCTACGAAGACGATGCAGTTACATCAGGTATTTTGGCAAATGAAAAATTCAGTGTAAATTCAGATAGCCATGCCCTTCAATCGTTTACTATTGTCATGGGTTGCGGCCTTAATCAAGTGAACTTCGTTTCTGATAGTCGTCCTGAAGTTGGTGCTGGAATACGCGGTCTAAGTGGAGGATCTAATAAGTCTTTTCTAAAACAATTAAATTTAGGTCAATTTGAATACTGCCTGAGGCCATATAATGATGGTATGGACGGAACCCCTACATACTTACGCTTCGGTTCAGACACGAGACTTAGTGGTGGAGTTCGACAAGCATACAAAACTGGCTTATATGACTATGGCACAGGTCATTATTATTTGGTTTTAGAGGATATTAGTGTAAATGGGAGTAGCGTCGGATTTCAAAGATGGGATTTCGAGTATGAAGAGGAAACCCGAAGTGGCGGTTGTTTAATAGATTCAGGGACTACGATGACCTTTATGCGCGGAAGTCACTTTGATAGGGTTGTGGAGAAAGTGAGGGAGCATTTTCGGAAGTTCGAGCTTGATCCTGTTATACCATCTCCATTGGATGATATGGAACTTTGTTTCCAAAGACGTTACAAGCGTTTCGAATTTCCAACAATAACATACCACTTTCATGATGCGGATTTTGAACTCAAAAAAGACGAACCGGATACTGCTTTTTGGATCACCGAGGATCATGTTTGCTTGGTCTTTTTCGAGCACCGGACAATATACCTTATGATGTCATGTTTGGAGCAATGCAACAAGCTCGCAAAAGGATCTTACATGATGTTACGGGAGGGTCACTCTATTTTGCTGAAGAGGATTGTGGAAAGGACCACCCGAAATCCATATAAGCTGGGTTTATCATCACAAACTACTGAAATTAGTGTTCCCTGTTGTTACCATCATTCATTTGGAACTTAA